A genomic region of Polyangiaceae bacterium contains the following coding sequences:
- a CDS encoding DUF2169 domain-containing protein — protein sequence MRIKNQSSLLFGATVTSTRPPRPEMTAVARGTFTIVPGSVAAPLEGIPEIAQGALTADVFRDDDEERSGECQYPSDFADFKLNAEVMLTGSCHSTKGKRIVESLVRFEVGAWSKTLRVSGNRFFTDDRISEPEAFTSMPLDYAHTFGGADFPDNPVGKGLDRRVLPNVEHPRSLMLNPDDRPIPASFAPISPAWPVRASKMGTKYDADYRKNRAPYYAEDFDWRYCHAAPADQQLSGYLRGDESVVFHNLLPEDSRVQTWLPGLRPRVFVKDREGRSREIPMRLDTLLANTDKKQLTLTWRGLDAVREHDLSDVAFVLVVSEPVAEKPRNAAHYLDMLEQFAADPIGINEALPEELRSALEKAEQGGNATDEKELDPVSALLQKKLGNVAKGEQAQLRATIAAAAEAAGPKADVYGKLREIVSSMNTAPEAPPPAIPPAAGGTARIYLREQWKELIARLAEAKKQAANAGKPLPPEVQAAEQKLYDPQLQALDPTLREPTDALPGPGADLSGQDLSGRDLRGIDLRGAKLEGAVLIGTNLRGVLLTGASLRGGHAVQGRSFGGRFARR from the coding sequence ATGCGCATCAAGAATCAATCGTCACTGCTCTTTGGCGCAACCGTGACATCGACGCGGCCTCCGCGACCGGAAATGACCGCGGTCGCTCGCGGGACCTTCACCATCGTGCCCGGCTCTGTCGCCGCCCCGCTGGAAGGCATTCCGGAAATTGCCCAAGGAGCGCTCACTGCTGATGTTTTTCGCGACGATGACGAGGAGCGCTCCGGGGAATGCCAGTATCCCAGTGATTTTGCCGATTTCAAACTCAATGCCGAAGTCATGTTGACGGGGTCTTGTCATTCCACGAAAGGAAAACGCATCGTCGAAAGTTTGGTGCGGTTCGAAGTCGGAGCATGGTCGAAAACGCTACGCGTGTCGGGCAATCGCTTTTTCACCGATGATCGTATTTCCGAGCCCGAAGCCTTTACATCCATGCCGCTCGATTATGCGCATACGTTCGGCGGCGCCGATTTTCCCGACAACCCCGTCGGCAAAGGTCTCGACCGGCGCGTCTTGCCGAACGTCGAGCACCCGCGCAGTTTGATGCTCAACCCGGACGATCGGCCGATCCCCGCGAGCTTTGCGCCGATTTCGCCCGCTTGGCCTGTGCGGGCGTCCAAAATGGGTACGAAGTACGATGCCGATTACCGAAAAAATCGTGCACCCTATTATGCCGAGGATTTCGATTGGCGATATTGTCACGCTGCCCCCGCCGATCAACAACTTTCAGGATATTTGCGTGGGGACGAGTCAGTGGTGTTTCATAACCTTTTGCCCGAAGATTCGCGCGTGCAAACGTGGTTGCCGGGCTTGAGGCCGCGCGTATTCGTGAAGGATCGAGAAGGCCGATCGCGTGAAATTCCCATGCGCCTCGATACGCTCCTGGCCAATACCGACAAAAAGCAACTCACGTTGACCTGGCGCGGGCTCGATGCCGTGCGCGAACATGACTTATCCGACGTGGCTTTCGTGCTCGTCGTGTCCGAACCGGTCGCCGAGAAGCCCAGAAACGCCGCCCATTACCTCGATATGCTGGAGCAATTCGCTGCGGATCCCATAGGTATCAACGAGGCTTTGCCGGAGGAGCTACGAAGCGCGCTGGAGAAAGCCGAACAAGGAGGCAATGCGACCGACGAAAAGGAGCTCGATCCGGTTTCGGCTTTGCTCCAAAAAAAGCTTGGAAATGTTGCCAAAGGGGAGCAAGCGCAATTGCGCGCGACCATTGCCGCCGCCGCAGAAGCCGCCGGACCGAAGGCGGACGTTTACGGAAAGCTGCGCGAGATCGTCAGTTCCATGAATACTGCGCCGGAGGCGCCGCCGCCGGCCATTCCGCCGGCCGCTGGAGGGACGGCGCGCATTTATTTGCGTGAGCAATGGAAAGAGCTGATCGCTCGTCTTGCCGAGGCGAAAAAGCAAGCGGCGAACGCGGGCAAACCGCTTCCCCCGGAGGTGCAAGCGGCCGAGCAAAAGCTTTACGATCCGCAATTGCAAGCGCTCGATCCGACATTGCGCGAGCCTACGGATGCATTGCCAGGGCCGGGCGCGGATCTATCGGGGCAGGACCTTTCCGGCCGGGATCTGCGAGGCATCGATTTGCGCGGCGCAAAGCTTGAAGGCGCCGTGCTCATCGGGACCAATCTGCGCGGCGTATTGCTCACGGGCGCGAGCTTGCGGGGAGGCCATGCTGTTCAAGGCCGATCTTTCGGGGGCCGATTTGCGCGACGCTGA
- a CDS encoding protein kinase, giving the protein MYETLQPGDVVLGKYRVEHVLGKGGMGIVVAARHVQLGELFAIKLLLSAGMGSQEAIERFLREARASARLKGEHVARVQDVGNLEDGAPFMVMEHLDGQDLRSVLKNSGPLPVEDVALYLYQACEAVAEAHGHKIIHRDLKPANLFLTRRANGSPCVKVLDFGISKELEPANELASDLTKTGSFIGSPRYMSPEQMRSAKSADLRSDIWSLGVIMYELVTGRVPFNADSVMELVSEVLTTEPTPPSELRAGIPSEFDKVVLRCLAKNPKDRYQTVRDLMAELRPFITADLVTTGTRNIIVPNADPPPKMPTSPKTVPLPAFDLPDVAVSPDAVPKPDLVPKPDLIAKPDLFSKPDTSSSQFVAKNDLPMDASPPSRTLALWGGAEEVASAAPAVNSGGHRAESVPNPWIRPAADANPKVTETGGAWGETTKTTAPDRSKAHWVMGAILAACVLLGGVAFGVSKLSEPNPEKPIAMPTSPPRPTVTEAPATQPAPSATASIATPQPLPSESANSEQPPTAPSSSTVALPASNVAKQPSGPKTPSTKTTATPSNTSDLTLY; this is encoded by the coding sequence ATGTACGAGACGCTGCAGCCAGGCGACGTCGTGTTGGGCAAGTACCGCGTCGAACACGTGCTTGGCAAGGGCGGGATGGGGATCGTCGTTGCCGCGCGCCATGTGCAGCTCGGGGAATTGTTTGCAATCAAGCTCTTGCTTTCCGCAGGAATGGGTAGCCAAGAGGCCATCGAGCGGTTTTTGCGTGAAGCTCGAGCGTCGGCACGACTGAAGGGCGAGCATGTCGCACGCGTGCAAGACGTGGGAAACCTCGAGGACGGCGCTCCGTTCATGGTCATGGAGCACCTCGATGGGCAGGACCTGCGAAGCGTCCTGAAAAATAGTGGCCCACTACCGGTCGAAGATGTCGCGCTCTATTTGTATCAAGCGTGCGAGGCGGTGGCGGAAGCCCACGGGCACAAAATCATCCATCGTGATCTCAAGCCCGCCAACTTGTTTCTCACACGCCGCGCCAACGGGAGCCCTTGCGTCAAGGTGCTCGATTTTGGCATCTCGAAAGAGCTCGAACCCGCAAACGAACTGGCTTCGGACCTGACCAAAACGGGCTCGTTCATCGGTTCACCGAGGTACATGTCACCCGAGCAGATGCGATCGGCGAAGTCCGCCGACCTACGCAGCGACATCTGGTCACTCGGCGTCATCATGTACGAGCTCGTCACGGGTCGCGTACCTTTCAATGCGGATTCGGTGATGGAGCTGGTGAGCGAAGTGCTCACGACCGAGCCAACTCCGCCAAGCGAATTGCGCGCAGGCATTCCGTCCGAATTCGATAAGGTCGTGCTCCGATGCCTCGCAAAAAACCCCAAAGATCGGTATCAGACGGTTCGCGACTTGATGGCCGAGCTGCGCCCTTTCATTACAGCAGATCTCGTCACGACGGGTACGCGAAACATCATCGTGCCGAACGCCGATCCGCCGCCCAAAATGCCGACATCGCCCAAAACGGTACCGCTGCCGGCCTTCGATCTTCCGGACGTGGCGGTTTCGCCGGATGCGGTCCCCAAGCCGGATTTGGTTCCCAAGCCGGATTTGATCGCGAAACCGGACCTTTTCTCCAAACCGGATACGTCTTCATCGCAGTTTGTCGCAAAAAACGATCTGCCAATGGACGCCAGTCCGCCGTCTCGAACGCTGGCCTTGTGGGGTGGCGCCGAAGAAGTGGCGAGCGCCGCACCGGCCGTGAATTCGGGAGGGCATCGAGCTGAATCGGTTCCCAATCCCTGGATCCGTCCCGCTGCGGATGCAAACCCCAAAGTCACCGAAACCGGGGGCGCTTGGGGGGAAACGACGAAAACGACCGCGCCCGATCGTTCAAAGGCCCATTGGGTGATGGGGGCCATTCTCGCAGCGTGCGTACTTCTCGGTGGGGTCGCGTTTGGCGTGTCGAAATTGAGCGAACCGAATCCGGAAAAACCCATTGCAATGCCCACGAGTCCGCCACGACCCACGGTGACCGAGGCGCCCGCGACGCAGCCAGCGCCCAGCGCGACAGCAAGCATCGCAACGCCACAACCATTGCCGTCCGAATCGGCGAATTCGGAACAGCCCCCGACGGCTCCATCGTCATCGACCGTGGCGCTTCCCGCATCGAATGTCGCCAAGCAGCCGTCGGGACCGAAAACACCTTCCACCAAAACAACGGCCACGCCAAGCAACACATCGGATCTGACCCTCTACTGA
- a CDS encoding DUF2169 domain-containing protein, which yields MKPATGHEIQILAVGKVAASAIAWRYDGQLQVTAIAKATFAFAHEGVMPLAEPQEIFAEEVRHGRNPARSVRFASDLMPQQRRVDVLFTGNAHAPSNSPVTSMQVRLGLSDGQNMLLDKPLLVKKNSGFRTMSLTYENAFGGIGYAENPFGRGMDDEDEPPSIIDPAHPRRAVGFGPLSRTLITRKRLLGSAPAPNFGAGITTLPATINWEYFQVAPEDQRIHALRGDEQIILEGLHGRLPKVHLRLPGVRGFARIHGLTHAGGSDGTLLQMHATTLHISGDEERCMVTFRVSFPVASEQTLGSLRIFAGVELPGETIAWPDPSTALQSSGSTKPKRTTVPLFSNDATMMLDDEDVEFLDDEPAAPKPAGISDETSFLSDSHVRIAPGKALPFAKARGDEAASLPVLGHRAPAPDAGNTLCIDIDAGDPAPAAPAFVAPPQPPLVAAPIEPITPPPVMASPVAAQPPAPVAAVWAPSPAPPAAPACAQKTTASPTATEVRCPRQTLWRPPQTAIALLHRR from the coding sequence ATGAAGCCCGCCACAGGACACGAAATTCAAATCCTGGCTGTGGGGAAAGTCGCGGCAAGTGCCATTGCTTGGCGATACGATGGGCAGCTTCAAGTAACTGCCATCGCCAAGGCCACATTTGCATTCGCGCACGAAGGCGTCATGCCGCTGGCCGAGCCGCAGGAGATCTTTGCCGAAGAGGTCCGTCACGGGAGAAACCCCGCACGAAGCGTCCGGTTTGCGTCGGATCTGATGCCACAACAACGGCGCGTCGACGTGCTTTTTACGGGAAACGCGCATGCGCCATCGAACAGCCCCGTGACATCGATGCAGGTGCGGCTTGGTTTGTCCGACGGGCAAAACATGCTCCTAGACAAACCATTGTTGGTCAAGAAAAACAGTGGCTTCCGGACGATGTCGCTCACCTACGAGAACGCGTTTGGAGGCATCGGGTATGCCGAAAATCCGTTCGGTCGAGGCATGGATGACGAGGATGAACCGCCCTCGATCATCGACCCGGCTCATCCACGTCGAGCCGTTGGTTTTGGCCCCTTGTCGCGAACGTTGATTACGCGCAAGCGCCTGCTTGGTTCGGCGCCTGCACCGAATTTCGGCGCTGGCATCACGACGCTCCCTGCCACCATCAACTGGGAATACTTTCAAGTCGCGCCCGAAGATCAACGCATCCACGCGTTGCGGGGCGACGAACAGATCATCCTCGAGGGCTTGCATGGGCGGCTTCCAAAGGTGCACCTGCGTTTGCCAGGGGTGCGCGGCTTCGCGCGTATCCATGGTTTGACCCATGCCGGTGGTTCGGATGGAACGCTCTTGCAAATGCACGCCACCACGCTGCACATCAGCGGCGACGAAGAGCGTTGCATGGTGACATTCCGCGTGTCGTTTCCCGTTGCGTCCGAACAAACGCTCGGCAGCTTGCGGATCTTTGCGGGTGTCGAGCTGCCCGGTGAAACGATCGCTTGGCCCGATCCGAGCACGGCTCTTCAAAGCAGCGGCTCGACCAAGCCCAAACGCACGACAGTACCGCTGTTCTCGAACGACGCGACGATGATGCTCGACGACGAGGATGTCGAATTCCTCGATGACGAACCGGCTGCTCCAAAGCCCGCGGGAATCTCGGACGAGACGTCGTTTCTTTCGGATTCGCACGTACGCATTGCGCCGGGCAAAGCGTTGCCCTTTGCGAAAGCGCGTGGAGACGAGGCCGCATCGCTGCCCGTATTGGGCCATCGAGCGCCCGCTCCGGATGCGGGAAATACGCTCTGCATCGATATCGATGCGGGCGATCCGGCGCCCGCTGCGCCGGCGTTTGTCGCGCCGCCCCAGCCGCCGCTCGTCGCAGCGCCGATCGAGCCGATTACGCCGCCCCCCGTCATGGCATCGCCCGTGGCTGCGCAACCACCAGCTCCGGTTGCCGCCGTATGGGCGCCGTCTCCCGCCCCACCCGCCGCGCCTGCCTGCGCCCAAAAAACGACCGCGTCCCCCACCGCCACAGAAGTACGATGTCCGCGCCAAACTCTATGGCGCCCGCCTCAAACCGCGATAGCCCTCCTGCACCGGAGATGA
- the tssI gene encoding type VI secretion system tip protein VgrG, whose protein sequence is MAVHPILNCFLESKLGRWDHVQIHQLSGRETISELFSFDLEVACDIGHELPEDALPGGEVCLIFEHDGLEVRRVHGILGPMRSRLEPPEEHATYKLRILPRAFRMTLVETQEVFVDRSIPDILRDKLERNGFEQVDFELRLVEEYPVRELVVQYRESDLAFIRRLAEHYGISFFFEHEDGCDKLVFTDHQGGFRPAEGVEEIGFRARGEKSDVYSLELCSDLVPTTYIVQDYNYRTPQVDLTAHHDIDSGSGGGVVEYGAHVKTPEEAKHLAQLRAQARQAMQRIYEGRSTREGLSAGRKTTLLDHPRLSSAEPLLLVDVQHEATFPGFSEQKNKDASYRNTFRAISSSIVYRPPLRTPKPRIDGTATGIIQPGPGGATEVTPQLDAEGRYLVQIHFDTVLPGEQRASHRIRMAQPFAGTNYGMHFPLRPGTEVLLAFTNGDPDRPIIVGALFNATTPSPVASANATKHQIKSPSGAIFEFGVRS, encoded by the coding sequence ATGGCCGTCCACCCGATCTTGAATTGCTTTCTCGAATCCAAACTGGGTCGATGGGACCATGTACAAATTCATCAACTCTCCGGTCGAGAGACCATCAGCGAGCTTTTTTCCTTCGACCTCGAAGTCGCCTGCGATATCGGGCACGAATTGCCCGAAGACGCTTTGCCCGGTGGCGAGGTTTGTCTGATATTCGAGCACGATGGGCTCGAGGTTCGTCGTGTCCACGGAATTCTCGGACCGATGCGCAGCCGCCTCGAACCGCCTGAAGAGCATGCGACCTACAAGCTGCGCATTTTACCGCGTGCCTTCCGAATGACGCTCGTCGAAACGCAGGAGGTCTTCGTCGACCGCAGCATTCCGGACATTCTGCGCGACAAACTCGAACGAAATGGATTCGAACAGGTCGATTTCGAGCTGCGGCTCGTCGAAGAGTACCCCGTGCGTGAGCTCGTCGTGCAATACCGCGAAAGCGATCTGGCCTTCATCCGTCGTTTGGCCGAACATTATGGCATCAGCTTTTTCTTCGAGCACGAGGACGGCTGCGACAAACTCGTTTTCACGGATCACCAAGGTGGATTTCGCCCAGCGGAAGGCGTCGAAGAGATTGGTTTTCGTGCGCGAGGTGAAAAAAGCGACGTGTATTCGCTCGAGCTGTGCAGCGACTTGGTCCCGACGACGTACATCGTGCAAGACTACAATTACCGAACGCCGCAGGTGGATCTGACGGCGCACCACGATATCGATTCGGGCAGTGGTGGGGGAGTCGTCGAATACGGCGCACATGTCAAGACGCCCGAGGAAGCCAAGCATTTGGCGCAATTGCGCGCACAAGCGCGGCAGGCGATGCAGCGCATATACGAGGGTCGAAGCACGCGAGAAGGTTTGTCGGCGGGTCGCAAAACGACGCTTTTGGATCATCCGCGGCTTTCGAGCGCCGAACCACTCTTGCTCGTCGACGTGCAGCACGAAGCGACATTTCCTGGTTTTTCGGAGCAAAAGAACAAGGACGCTTCGTATCGGAACACGTTCCGCGCCATTTCGTCGAGCATTGTGTATCGACCGCCGCTCAGGACGCCAAAACCGCGCATCGATGGCACGGCGACGGGTATCATTCAACCAGGGCCGGGTGGAGCGACCGAGGTGACGCCGCAACTCGATGCCGAAGGACGATACCTCGTGCAAATTCACTTCGACACCGTGCTGCCAGGTGAACAAAGAGCGTCCCACCGCATTCGAATGGCGCAGCCTTTTGCCGGGACGAACTACGGAATGCATTTTCCTCTGCGGCCCGGCACCGAGGTGCTTCTTGCATTCACGAATGGTGATCCTGATCGACCGATCATCGTCGGCGCTTTGTTCAATGCGACCACTCCATCGCCCGTTGCCAGCGCCAACGCTACCAAGCATCAAATCAAATCGCCTTCGGGCGCCATCTTCGAATTCGGAGTCCGTTCTTAG
- a CDS encoding pentapeptide repeat-containing protein: MTPLELERLVREGRDLHGQSLVGMNLSGKNLAGAKLRGADLSDAVLVGADLRGADLAEARLCNANLRQAILEGAHLAAADLTKAALQLAFLDGARLHRAKLVETRFDLARMRDAWLDGASIEQCAFTRAELSRTSLRECRILQTAFVEAKLDHVDFEGANLEHVTFMRADLRRARLPKIMRFTLFDEALLSNLDLEGSDLKAAELEGHDLSGVNLENAQLEGISLRGTKLRGARLRNATLRNANLMNCDLTDADFEGADLQGCIFIGATLRGVDLRDKDLKVVIFSEADLEGANLSGSCFEVCNFDQANLKGANLTRALFKQVSMTKAALEGVILERTTFHSVDFSGIDLTHLRFRGMSMGNCCFTEAKMQGMDLRGCDFTSSDFSKADLRAADFRECTLSYANFMETNLEGTQFSGVVAKGAFFGAAILRRARLDGARLRYATFTAADASEANFRGADLRESLWVEAKAMATCFADARMQYADLSHARFRRADLSGANLTRANLHALDDERADYTAAILLFVKRTDEARFAAETWVRPER, translated from the coding sequence ATGACGCCGCTCGAGCTCGAACGTCTCGTCCGCGAGGGGCGGGATCTTCATGGTCAATCGCTTGTCGGGATGAACCTTTCCGGTAAAAACCTAGCCGGAGCCAAGTTGCGCGGCGCGGACTTGTCCGACGCTGTGCTCGTGGGCGCTGATTTGCGTGGTGCCGACCTCGCTGAAGCTCGGCTTTGCAATGCAAACTTGCGCCAAGCGATTCTCGAGGGAGCGCATCTCGCGGCTGCGGATTTGACCAAAGCCGCATTGCAACTTGCGTTCTTGGACGGCGCACGGCTGCATCGGGCCAAGCTCGTCGAAACGCGTTTCGACCTGGCACGCATGCGCGACGCGTGGCTCGATGGCGCATCGATTGAGCAGTGTGCGTTTACGCGTGCGGAGTTGTCTCGCACGAGCCTTCGCGAATGTCGAATTTTGCAAACGGCGTTTGTCGAGGCCAAGCTCGATCATGTCGACTTCGAAGGCGCGAATCTGGAGCACGTGACTTTCATGCGAGCGGACCTCCGGCGTGCGCGGCTACCCAAAATCATGCGTTTTACGCTCTTCGACGAAGCGCTCCTTTCCAATCTCGATCTCGAAGGATCGGATCTAAAAGCGGCGGAGCTGGAAGGGCATGATTTGTCGGGTGTGAATTTGGAAAACGCGCAGCTCGAAGGCATATCGCTGCGTGGAACGAAGCTGCGGGGCGCGCGGCTGCGCAATGCTACGCTGCGAAATGCGAATCTGATGAATTGTGACTTGACGGATGCAGACTTCGAAGGCGCCGATTTGCAAGGGTGCATTTTCATTGGGGCCACGTTGCGAGGTGTCGACCTACGCGACAAGGACCTCAAGGTCGTGATTTTTTCGGAAGCAGACCTCGAGGGGGCAAACCTTTCGGGTTCGTGTTTCGAAGTTTGCAATTTCGATCAAGCCAACTTGAAAGGTGCGAACCTCACGCGGGCGCTGTTCAAGCAAGTGAGCATGACCAAAGCGGCGCTGGAGGGCGTGATTCTGGAGCGGACGACGTTTCATAGCGTCGATTTTTCGGGCATTGATCTGACACACTTGCGTTTTCGTGGTATGTCGATGGGGAATTGTTGTTTTACAGAAGCGAAGATGCAGGGCATGGATTTGCGGGGGTGTGATTTCACGTCCAGCGATTTTTCGAAGGCAGATTTGCGCGCCGCGGATTTTCGAGAATGCACGCTCTCGTATGCGAACTTCATGGAGACCAACCTCGAGGGCACGCAATTTTCTGGAGTCGTAGCGAAAGGTGCTTTTTTTGGCGCGGCGATTCTCCGGCGGGCACGACTCGACGGAGCTCGATTGCGGTACGCGACCTTTACGGCAGCCGACGCATCCGAAGCCAATTTTCGCGGCGCGGACTTGCGCGAGAGCCTTTGGGTCGAGGCCAAAGCCATGGCGACGTGTTTTGCCGATGCGCGCATGCAATACGCAGATTTGTCGCACGCTCGCTTTCGGCGGGCGGATCTTTCAGGGGCAAACCTCACGCGCGCTAATTTGCACGCGCTCGACGACGAACGAGCTGATTATACGGCAGCCATTTTGCTTTTCGTCAAACGAACGGACGAAGCGCGATTTGCAGCGGAAACGTGGGTACGGCCGGAGCGTTAG
- a CDS encoding DUF3540 domain-containing protein has product MTSSANERPRSSGPLGLFAAGAVVDYLGPATVRHASGPDVTVELDGGRQVAVRLALSVPYQPVENDVLLVIGGPNGHYAIGVLHGTGRTTIAVPGDIDVHAVGGSLRLAADKGVVVEGESVEMRASRLHVLAGAVVEKFDTLFQRVREMLSVRAGQRHTVVDGASIEKSKSATILTEESVAINGKQVHLG; this is encoded by the coding sequence ATGACCTCTTCCGCAAATGAACGACCTCGCAGCTCGGGACCACTGGGTCTCTTTGCGGCGGGCGCGGTGGTCGACTATTTGGGCCCGGCAACCGTCCGCCACGCATCGGGTCCCGATGTGACAGTGGAGCTCGACGGGGGGCGACAGGTCGCCGTGCGTCTTGCGCTGTCCGTGCCGTATCAGCCTGTCGAAAATGACGTGCTGCTCGTGATTGGCGGGCCAAACGGTCATTACGCGATTGGTGTCCTGCACGGCACGGGGCGGACGACCATTGCGGTGCCCGGCGATATCGATGTACACGCAGTGGGCGGATCCTTGCGCCTTGCGGCGGACAAAGGTGTCGTCGTCGAAGGCGAGTCGGTGGAAATGCGGGCGAGCCGATTGCACGTTCTGGCGGGCGCCGTGGTCGAGAAATTCGATACGCTTTTTCAACGCGTTCGCGAAATGCTGAGCGTCCGCGCCGGACAACGTCATACGGTCGTCGACGGCGCCAGCATCGAGAAATCGAAGAGCGCAACGATATTGACGGAAGAATCGGTCGCCATCAACGGCAAACAAGTTCATCTCGGATGA
- a CDS encoding pentapeptide repeat-containing protein produces MLFKADLSGADLRDADLSLCNAANCVAEDADLRGAKLDDAYFHQANLSRARLEGAIGTFASFTEAKMQFVRASGVRFDQSEFSQADVSNADFSRGFLTRCKFLETNGRGTIFESTTLDHSSFMDADLEGARLREAQGKRTIWMRAKLASANFGRCFLRSSQFDGISAKGAIFRGADVRDSRFYKAILEDASFVQSNLFGVDLCETKLDRADFTRANMYEAKLLGAKGNGTRFDGANLTRALFQEAR; encoded by the coding sequence ATGCTGTTCAAGGCCGATCTTTCGGGGGCCGATTTGCGCGACGCTGATCTATCTTTGTGCAATGCTGCCAATTGCGTCGCGGAAGATGCGGACCTGCGCGGCGCCAAATTGGACGATGCCTACTTTCACCAGGCAAACCTGTCTCGTGCGCGCCTCGAAGGCGCCATTGGCACGTTCGCGAGCTTCACAGAAGCCAAGATGCAATTCGTTCGCGCATCGGGCGTGCGCTTCGACCAATCCGAATTCTCCCAGGCCGATGTATCCAATGCGGATTTTTCGCGCGGTTTCTTGACCCGGTGCAAGTTTTTGGAAACAAACGGACGCGGGACCATTTTCGAGAGCACGACGCTCGACCATTCGAGCTTCATGGACGCGGACTTGGAAGGGGCCAGGCTACGCGAGGCCCAGGGCAAACGGACGATTTGGATGCGCGCCAAGCTTGCCAGCGCCAACTTTGGTCGGTGCTTTTTGCGGTCGTCGCAATTCGATGGCATATCGGCCAAAGGTGCCATCTTCCGCGGGGCCGATGTGCGTGACAGCCGTTTTTACAAGGCCATTCTGGAGGACGCTTCCTTCGTGCAAAGCAACCTATTCGGCGTCGACTTGTGCGAAACGAAGCTTGATCGCGCCGATTTCACTCGTGCCAACATGTACGAAGCCAAGCTTTTGGGCGCGAAAGGGAATGGGACGCGATTCGATGGCGCCAACCTCACGCGAGCGCTCTTTCAGGAGGCCCGATGA